Proteins encoded together in one Pontiella desulfatans window:
- a CDS encoding virulence factor SrfB, whose amino-acid sequence MPKKYNLFANTGMQFIYTGLLSPEQGLSWHNLDGDKLWIQCRTTRDVGEVVFCVDTNTGSSFHVSGSEQGVPPAPVCIPLETLGIDESIEVAIISEDRATGQPKDVALVLDLGNSRSVGLLVEGARGGGVTHMLPARPFELTSHHLLWRNPTSKEQHSQQVFESGFVFVSDPVPPVDVKVLKKIPPRYEEEDPGKGLMAKVFKKKSGPVLLEAGREYYEAIRTDLFRDISPVRMGTEVDFHLTQSCYEREGRPEAGLSSPKRYLWAHDQLAGSYWHQFIPGQDAMGKVAGEYFKHLDKNDRDWESVPINESMALPAPAYPRRSMVTACVLELLNRAYQQINSEEYRLNTPDPNRKRLLKHLVMSYPSGLTREELGRYRIQVEKAVRIFCHTHKLDGKERTQLRMAIDEGTAGQLAFIYGETLAFESADSWLKVVGRPRQDGKHSVRIATIDIGGGTSDMVISDFMDRAGGAVTGLVCEIRHVDGANRAGDDLLEAVLQKIIIPQLANQVRLSRDATRQLFEGVSDQTLVNKKSGFLREIWKPLANRYIAMANGKDGGSFKLNEIGLVKSQRALDDFEDVIKSMSGGSIIVGGLGEKEICFNRDEFRSVVMELFRPVLTNFCDTICRFDCDIVTLAGRPSNLHDIQEFVRAMLPLPDKRIVPMGSYRTGSWYPLPDPKRPGVIGDPKSVVVVGCAIEHLCKVYGSLGSLQVTVDDDKKQLYSYYWGEVSKTKTTFRNSEALFKPGESAEAGDEKVVEIIGREIFIARRLSSWDGSQPVPTYAVRYAKGYEPHGRLLATLSCQRGAGAEAGSDESLVLAGVEGSVVAEDGSVVEAVVGEHVEIVPRGMIEAQHFLDAGVLLGIDYNKISDN is encoded by the coding sequence ATGCCGAAAAAATACAATCTGTTCGCCAACACGGGCATGCAGTTCATCTACACGGGGCTGCTTTCTCCTGAGCAGGGGCTGAGTTGGCACAATCTCGATGGCGATAAGCTTTGGATTCAATGCCGCACCACGCGGGATGTGGGGGAAGTGGTTTTCTGTGTCGATACGAATACCGGATCTTCGTTCCATGTTTCGGGTTCCGAGCAGGGCGTCCCGCCGGCTCCCGTCTGCATTCCGCTGGAGACGCTGGGGATCGATGAAAGCATCGAGGTGGCGATTATCTCGGAAGACCGCGCAACCGGTCAGCCCAAGGATGTGGCCCTGGTGCTCGATCTGGGAAATAGCCGTTCCGTAGGCTTGCTGGTCGAAGGCGCGCGGGGAGGGGGCGTCACCCATATGCTACCCGCCCGGCCTTTTGAACTGACTTCCCATCACCTGCTCTGGAGAAACCCGACGTCGAAGGAGCAGCACAGCCAACAGGTGTTCGAGTCCGGATTCGTCTTCGTTTCCGACCCGGTTCCTCCGGTAGACGTCAAGGTCTTGAAAAAGATCCCTCCCCGTTACGAGGAGGAGGATCCGGGCAAGGGGCTCATGGCCAAAGTGTTCAAGAAAAAGTCCGGTCCCGTTCTGCTGGAGGCGGGGCGCGAATACTATGAAGCGATCCGGACGGATCTGTTCCGCGATATTTCGCCGGTTCGAATGGGGACGGAAGTGGATTTCCATCTCACCCAATCTTGCTATGAACGCGAAGGTCGGCCGGAAGCGGGCTTGAGCAGCCCCAAACGATATCTTTGGGCCCATGACCAGCTGGCGGGATCCTATTGGCACCAGTTCATTCCCGGGCAGGATGCCATGGGAAAGGTGGCGGGGGAATATTTCAAGCACCTGGACAAAAATGACCGGGATTGGGAGTCCGTGCCGATAAATGAAAGCATGGCCCTCCCGGCGCCGGCCTATCCGCGGAGAAGCATGGTCACCGCCTGTGTGCTCGAATTGCTGAACCGGGCCTACCAGCAGATCAATTCCGAAGAGTACCGGCTGAATACGCCGGATCCCAACCGCAAGCGTCTCCTGAAGCATTTGGTTATGAGCTACCCGTCCGGGTTGACCCGCGAGGAGCTCGGGCGCTACCGGATCCAGGTGGAGAAGGCGGTGCGGATCTTCTGCCACACCCACAAGCTGGATGGCAAGGAGCGAACCCAGTTGCGCATGGCCATCGACGAGGGGACGGCCGGACAGCTGGCCTTCATCTACGGGGAAACCCTCGCATTTGAATCCGCCGATTCCTGGCTGAAGGTGGTGGGAAGGCCGCGCCAGGACGGCAAGCACAGCGTCAGGATCGCCACGATCGATATCGGCGGCGGTACGTCGGACATGGTGATCTCCGATTTCATGGATCGCGCCGGCGGGGCCGTTACCGGCCTCGTTTGCGAAATCCGCCACGTCGATGGCGCCAACCGTGCCGGGGACGACCTGCTGGAGGCGGTGCTGCAGAAAATCATTATTCCCCAATTAGCCAACCAGGTCCGGTTGAGCCGCGATGCAACCCGGCAGCTCTTCGAGGGCGTGAGCGACCAGACGCTCGTGAATAAGAAGAGCGGATTCCTGCGGGAAATCTGGAAGCCACTGGCCAACCGGTATATTGCGATGGCCAACGGAAAGGACGGCGGTTCATTCAAGTTGAATGAGATCGGCCTGGTGAAAAGCCAGCGGGCGCTGGATGATTTCGAAGATGTGATTAAAAGCATGTCGGGTGGAAGCATTATTGTCGGCGGGCTGGGTGAAAAGGAAATCTGCTTCAACCGCGATGAGTTCCGGAGTGTTGTCATGGAGCTTTTCCGCCCCGTTCTGACCAATTTCTGCGATACGATATGCCGTTTTGATTGCGACATTGTAACCTTGGCGGGAAGGCCTTCCAACCTGCACGATATCCAGGAATTCGTGCGGGCCATGCTGCCGTTGCCGGACAAGCGCATCGTGCCCATGGGCAGCTACCGCACGGGGTCGTGGTATCCGTTGCCGGATCCCAAACGCCCCGGGGTTATCGGCGATCCGAAAAGCGTGGTGGTGGTCGGGTGCGCAATCGAACACCTCTGCAAGGTATACGGTTCCTTGGGGAGCCTGCAGGTGACAGTGGACGACGACAAGAAACAACTCTATTCCTACTACTGGGGAGAGGTCAGCAAGACCAAGACGACCTTCAGGAATAGCGAGGCGCTGTTCAAACCCGGCGAATCCGCCGAAGCCGGGGATGAAAAGGTGGTCGAGATCATCGGGCGCGAGATCTTCATCGCAAGGCGTTTGAGCAGTTGGGACGGTAGCCAGCCTGTTCCTACCTATGCCGTGCGCTACGCGAAAGGCTACGAACCCCACGGGCGGCTGTTGGCCACGCTCAGTTGCCAGCGCGGCGCCGGGGCGGAGGCCGGGTCGGATGAATCCCTGGTGCTTGCCGGGGTCGAGGGTTCGGTCGTGGCAGAGGATGGTTCCGTGGTGGAAGCCGTGGTGGGTGAGCATGTCGAGATCGTGCCCCGGGGAATGATCGAGGCGCAGCATTTCCTGGATGCAGGGGTCTTGCTGGGAATCGACTACAACAAAATATCGGACAACTAA